The region ACACCGCCCCTAGGCCCACTGGGCTGGCATCTGCTATCACTCGAGTATGTGCGTCTTTGTCGAAATAGGCTAAGACGGGTGCACTGGCCAGTTGCCGTTTCAGTTCTTTAAATGATTCCCCTGCTCGTTGCCCCATACAAATGGGACACCCTGCCTTGAGATTGCCCGGAGAGGTTCTGCAAGGGTTGAAAAGTTGGGGATGAAGCGCGCACTAAAGCCTACCATCCCTAGGAAACTCCGGACTTCAGTCGGCGTAGTAGGTTGAACCGCCTCAAGCACAGCACGAACCCTCTCCTCTGTTGGACCAATGCCATATTTTGATAATAGAAGCCCCATAAAGACCACCTTGTCCATGCGGAATTCACACTTCATTGGGTTGAGGGTGTGTGTTCTTTTCCTCTAATCTCTGAAGCACTTTGTGGAGACTTTGATCATGCTCTTCAATACTTTTGCCATGCACTATCAGATCATCAGCAATATTTTGAACCCCATCGATGTCTGAGACCACTTGTCTTATTATCTGCTGGTATTTCTCAGGAGCAGAGTTCACTCCAAAGCTTAGTCTCTTATACCGAAACAATCCCTCGTGGGTAGCAAATGTCGTAATGTCCCGTGACTCTTCGTCCAATTCAATCTGATGAAATCCCAGACGGAGATCCAGTTTTGAGAACACTGCGCTGCCATTGAGGTTTTCTATCACTTCATCAACGGTCGGTATTGGTATCCTCTCGCGGATAATAGCCTGATTTGCTTTCCTCATATCCACACATAACCTGATATCTCCCTCGGCCTTTGGTGCTACCACGACGGGACTTACCCAGGATGTCGGCCCATCCACCCGTTCCACTATATCTTTGGCAATCAGGTCCTCCACTTTAGCTGTCACCTTCTCACGCAAGGCAAAGGGGACACGCCTTGGCTTCTGGGCTACTGGCTTTACCTCCGGATCCACGTGTAGCTTTAGCCTGTACTCTTTTAGCTTGCCAATCCCACTGAAGACCTTTGGATACTTTGTCTGAAGAACTGAAGACAAGTCCTTACCGATAACATTACACTCAGCCGGTTCACTGCTGGCGCTCAGGCCAATGCGAAGTAGACCAAGATTCCTGGACGTTGTATGACCCAGTAGACACCTTCCACTCGTGGTGACCACGAACTGTGAGTTTATCTTCTTGGTTCCAACAGAGAGCTCCACTTGAATTTGACCAACCACGTTCAACTCCTTCCcaccatatgcatacaaacgTTTGTGGCAATTCTCTAATTTCACATCAAGACCTTGTGCTTTGAGCTCTTCGTATTTACTCATCCCCATGAGATTACTTACAGAGCCAGAATCAATAAGCGCTTTTGTACTAATGCCATCAACACAAATCTCAATCACGGGCTCATCACAGCTAATTGTATGGCATATCTCTTCTGTCGTCTCAGTCACCATAAATGCAAAGGCACAATCCTCATCACTCCCCGATGCCTCCTGATTCCCCACAAAATTAGCTCCGTGACGTGGTCGTCCGCCAGAAATCCTTTGTTGCTTGCTCGTTTTTCCCCCAACCACATCACTATCCCTCTCACCACGACAACACACAGCAAAATGTCCATACCTTCCACACTTTGCAcacttctttccttttgcagggCAGTTCCTATCTCTGGCCAGGTGACCCTCTCTTCCGCAAttgtagcactttctcctctcaGCATTCGTTGTTTGCTGCCGCTCCTTAACCACATTTGATACTGTTTCCGTCAGCCAGTGGAGGGCTTGTTGTCATGTTTGATGCTTGTCGACCGGCCGCTTCCCATGCACGAGCTTTATCCAACGCCTCTTCTAGTGTGAAATTCTTCTGCTCTAACAGCTTTCTCTTGAGCTCAAAATCCTTTAACTTCTCTATCAGCTGATCCCTCAAATTATCGTTTAAACCAGTCCCAAAATTGCAATGTCGTGCCTGTTTTCTCAGTCGAATCATAAACTGGTCAGCGGTCTCCTCTTCCTTTGGTGCCAACAGGCGAAAAACGTGGCGCTCGTATGGGATGTTTTCCTCCACATGAAAATAGGAATCTAGTTTTCGAATCGCtattttaaaagcattgtcacCTGACTCAGGAATGGGACCAGGATCTTGCAAATCTTCGAAGATGTCTTGGACCTCCAT is a window of Montipora capricornis isolate CH-2021 chromosome 13, ASM3666992v2, whole genome shotgun sequence DNA encoding:
- the LOC138030658 gene encoding uncharacterized protein — protein: MANKGLLPMDLSGSAAQVAEKWRKWKRAFEYYAEGKGIDNARKKTSQLLHFAGMEVQDIFEDLQDPGPIPESGDNAFKIAIRKLDSYFHVEENIPYERHVFRLLAPKEEETADQFMIRLRKQARHCNFGTGLNDNLRDQLIEKLKDFELKRKLLEQKNFTLEEALDKARAWEAAGRQASNMTTSPPLADGNSIKCG